A stretch of Lathyrus oleraceus cultivar Zhongwan6 chromosome 6, CAAS_Psat_ZW6_1.0, whole genome shotgun sequence DNA encodes these proteins:
- the LOC127093352 gene encoding lipid transfer protein EARLI 1 isoform X3 produces MAFNKLSALTILLSLLSCSIFSHACESCNPKPKPSPPPPSKNSSPCPPPPSTTPKATPPHTPSTTHPPPTPSTSPKASPPPPTPSTTPTTGTPPPSTTTPTASPPTPSTSQKCPKDTLKLGVCANLLGLVNVVVGSPASSKCCALIQGLADLDAAICLCTAIKANVLGINLNVPVTLSLLLSACQKSIPSGFQCS; encoded by the exons ATGGCTTTCAACAAACTTAGTGCACTCACTATATTGCTTTCTCTTCTTTCTTGTTCCATATTTTCACATGCTTGTGAATCATGCAATCCAAAACCTAAGCCTAGTCCTCCACCACCTTCCAAAAATTCCTCACCATGTCCTCCACCACCTTCAACAACACCTAAGGCCACTCCTCCTCATACTCCATCAACAACACATCCTCCTCCTACCCCATCAACATCACCTAAGGCCAGTCCTCCTCCTCCTACCCCATCAACAACAC CTACCACTGGTACTCCACCTCCATCAACAACAACCCCTACGGCTAGTCCTCCTACTCCTTCAACATCACAAAAATGTCCTAAGGACACATTAAAGCTAGGTGTTTGTGCTAATCTTCTTGGACTTGTTAATGTTGTTGTCGGAAGTCCTGCTTCAAGCAAGTGTTGTGCATTGATTCAAGGTTTGGCTGATTTGGATGCAGCAATTTGTCTTTGTACTGCTATTAAGGCTAACGTTCTTGGTATCAACTTGAATGTTCCTGTCACACTCAGTCTCTTACTCAGTGCTTGTCAAAAATCCATTCCCTCTGGTTTCCAATGTTCATAG
- the LOC127093352 gene encoding putative lipid-binding protein AIR1 isoform X5 encodes MDSNKLSALIILLSFLSCSIFSDACESCNPKPKHSPPPPSKNPTPCPPPPSTIPKASPPPTPSTTPPSTTTPTASPPTPSTSQKCPKDTLKLGVCANLLGLVNVVVGSPASSKCCALIQGLADLDAAICLCTAIKANVLGINLNVPVTLSLLLSACQKSIPSGFQCS; translated from the exons ATGGATTCTAACAAGCTTAGTGCACTAATTATATTACTTTCTTTTCTTTCTTGTTCCATATTTTCAGATGCTTGTGAATCATGCAATCCAAAACCTAAGCATAGTCCTCCACCACCTTCGAAAAATCCTACACCTTGTCCTCCACCACCTTCAACAATACCTAAGGCCAGTCCTCCTCCTACTCCATCAACAACAC CTCCATCAACAACAACCCCTACGGCTAGTCCTCCTACTCCTTCAACATCACAAAAATGTCCTAAGGACACATTAAAGCTAGGTGTTTGTGCTAATCTTCTTGGACTTGTTAATGTTGTTGTCGGAAGTCCTGCTTCAAGCAAGTGTTGTGCATTGATTCAAGGTTTGGCTGATTTGGATGCAGCAATTTGTCTTTGTACTGCTATTAAGGCTAACGTTCTTGGTATCAACTTGAATGTTCCTGTCACACTCAGTCTCTTACTCAGTGCTTGTCAAAAATCCATTCCCTCTGGTTTCCAATGTTCATAG
- the LOC127093352 gene encoding lipid transfer protein EARLI 1 isoform X4 — translation MAFNKLSALTILLSLLSCSIFSHACESCNPKPKPSPPPPSKNSSPCPPPPSTTPKATPPHTPSTTHPPPTPSTSPKASPPPPTPSTTPTTSTPPPSTATPTASPPTPSTSQKCPNDTLKLGVCANLLGLVNVVVGSPASSKCCALIQGLADLDAAICLCTAIKANVLGINLNVPVTLSLLLSACQKSIPSGFQCS, via the exons ATGGCTTTCAACAAACTTAGTGCACTCACTATATTGCTTTCTCTTCTTTCTTGTTCCATATTTTCACATGCTTGTGAATCATGCAATCCAAAACCTAAGCCTAGTCCTCCACCACCTTCCAAAAATTCCTCACCATGTCCTCCACCACCTTCAACAACACCTAAGGCCACTCCTCCTCATACTCCATCAACAACACATCCTCCTCCTACCCCATCAACATCACCTAAGGCCAGTCCTCCTCCTCCTACCCCATCAACAACACCTACCACTAGTACTCCACCTCCTTCAACAGCAACACCTACGGCTAGTCCTCCTACTCCTTCAACGTCACAAAAATGTCCTAATGACACTTTAAAGCTAGGTGTTTGTGCTAATCTTCTTGGActtgttaatgttgttgttggAAGTCCTGCTTCAAGCAAGTGTTGTGCATTGATTCAAG GTTTGGCTGATTTGGATGCAGCAATTTGTCTTTGTACTGCTATTAAGGCTAACGTTCTTGGTATCAACTTGAATGTTCCTGTCACACTCAGTCTCTTACTCAGTGCTTGTCAAAAATCCATTCCCTCTGGTTTCCAATGTTCATAG